A region from the Vibrio rumoiensis genome encodes:
- a CDS encoding sensor domain-containing diguanylate cyclase, which yields MPCNVTPSTPEVFEQLIDSAPLLFFSVGCDLTYTYINPFFAEVHNIDQQKAVGMHMSEVIGEEGFNNNLPHYKKVLQGESIRYDSFFVKADGNPHHYHAIYKPLYENGDIIGFTGVVVDITAEKQLEELSNTDALTKVNNRRKYETDLQKVLEKDDAERYGLILLDIDFFKLINDELGHDKGDDALVRLSTVLKEVVADSGKIYRIGGEEFVVILDNVIDQENLEQRTETIRQAVESYNILDDRKVTVSIGASVIVSGDEKRGLVKRVDEALYKAKESGRNRSHFV from the coding sequence ATGCCCTGCAATGTAACCCCTTCAACGCCTGAAGTTTTTGAACAATTGATCGATTCGGCACCCTTGTTATTTTTCTCGGTTGGTTGCGATTTAACTTACACCTACATCAACCCTTTTTTTGCTGAAGTGCATAACATCGACCAACAAAAAGCGGTTGGGATGCACATGTCTGAAGTGATTGGAGAAGAAGGCTTTAATAATAACTTGCCGCATTATAAAAAAGTGTTGCAAGGGGAAAGCATCAGATATGACTCCTTCTTTGTTAAGGCAGATGGTAATCCTCATCACTACCATGCGATATACAAACCTTTATACGAAAATGGTGACATCATCGGGTTTACTGGCGTTGTGGTGGATATCACCGCAGAGAAGCAGCTAGAAGAACTTTCCAATACGGATGCTCTCACTAAAGTAAACAACCGCAGAAAATACGAAACGGATTTACAAAAAGTGTTAGAAAAAGACGATGCTGAACGTTACGGTCTAATCTTGCTAGATATTGATTTCTTCAAATTGATAAATGATGAGCTTGGCCATGATAAAGGTGATGATGCGTTAGTTCGTTTAAGCACGGTATTAAAAGAAGTTGTGGCTGATTCTGGCAAGATATACCGTATTGGTGGTGAAGAGTTTGTGGTTATTTTGGATAACGTGATCGATCAGGAGAACCTAGAGCAGCGTACGGAAACCATTCGCCAGGCAGTGGAAAGCTACAACATTCTTGATGATCGTAAAGTGACCGTCAGTATCGGTGCGTCGGTGATTGTGAGTGGTGATGAAAAACGTGGGCTAGTTAAAAGGGTCGATGAAGCACTCTATAAAGCGAAAGAAAGTGGGCGTAACCGTTCGCATTTTGTTTAG
- the napF gene encoding ferredoxin-type protein NapF: MTERKNKPQEPQQSRRALFTGMAKRSYQSVQAEDKVQRTVPRPPNAVDEDIFTRLCNQCGACEKVCPESIIRMENGFPTLDVEYSHCTLCGKCQAACPTIALSNQQQDTGLRAKASETCINLYGYCDSCAQSCPSQALTWRDSQIPSIDVTKCNGCGICKSDCFIGAIQMQ, translated from the coding sequence ATGACTGAACGCAAAAATAAGCCGCAGGAACCACAGCAAAGCCGCCGAGCCTTATTCACCGGCATGGCGAAACGCAGCTATCAATCGGTTCAAGCGGAAGATAAAGTGCAGCGTACCGTGCCTCGTCCACCCAATGCGGTAGATGAGGACATCTTCACGCGCTTATGTAACCAATGTGGAGCATGCGAGAAAGTTTGCCCAGAGTCTATTATTCGTATGGAAAACGGCTTCCCTACCTTAGATGTGGAATACTCGCATTGCACCTTATGCGGAAAGTGCCAAGCCGCCTGCCCGACGATTGCGTTATCGAATCAACAACAAGATACTGGCTTACGTGCCAAGGCATCTGAAACCTGCATTAATCTTTATGGCTATTGCGACTCATGTGCTCAATCGTGCCCAAGCCAAGCACTGACATGGCGAGACAGCCAAATCCCTAGTATCGATGTGACAAAATGCAATGGTTGCGGAATTTGTAAAAGCGACTGCTTTATTGGCGCCATTCAAATGCAATAA
- a CDS encoding DMSO/selenate family reductase complex B subunit — MSVTTSTGVKKQYGFYIDSSKCTGCKTCQLSCKDNKDLDIKRNFRRIYEYVGGNWTENNGVYRQDVYSYYLSIACNHCSNPACTKVCPSGAMHKREEDGLVVVNEEVCIGCKYCHMACPYGAPQYSEEKGHMTKCDGCYERVAEGLMPICVDSCPLRAIEFGPIDELRAKYGNNADCAPLPDSRLTSPNLIVKLNPNAKPLGDTSGFLQNPKEVI; from the coding sequence ATGAGCGTAACGACTTCAACCGGTGTTAAGAAGCAGTACGGCTTCTATATTGACTCAAGCAAATGTACGGGTTGTAAAACTTGTCAGCTTTCGTGTAAAGACAATAAAGACCTAGACATTAAACGTAACTTTCGCCGTATTTACGAATACGTAGGTGGTAATTGGACTGAGAACAATGGCGTATATCGTCAAGATGTTTACTCATACTACTTGTCTATCGCTTGTAACCATTGCTCTAACCCTGCTTGTACTAAGGTTTGTCCATCTGGTGCGATGCATAAACGTGAAGAAGATGGTTTAGTGGTGGTAAACGAAGAAGTGTGCATTGGTTGTAAATACTGTCACATGGCTTGTCCTTACGGCGCCCCACAATACAGCGAAGAAAAAGGTCACATGACTAAATGTGATGGTTGTTATGAACGTGTTGCTGAAGGCTTGATGCCAATCTGTGTCGATTCATGCCCATTACGTGCAATTGAGTTTGGCCCAATTGATGAGTTACGTGCGAAATATGGTAATAACGCAGACTGTGCACCACTACCTGATTCACGCTTAACTAGCCCGAACCTTATCGTGAAGTTAAACCCGAATGCGAAACCATTAGGGGATACTTCAGGCTTCCTACAAAATCCTAAGGAGGTGATCTAA
- a CDS encoding DmsA/YnfE/YnfF family dimethyl sulfoxide reductase, which translates to MSVNDKQTNKNDAFAVTRRGFVKGSAALGALATVTSGLTLPFSKKALAIETPAKPDEKIVWSACTVNCGSRCPLRMHVVDGEIKWVETDNTGLDEFNHSHQVRACLRGRSMRRRVYNPDRLKYPLKRVGKRGEGKFKRISWDEALDTIAASLDDTIKNYGNDAVYLNYGTGTLGGTVTKSWDPSSTLVARLMNLKGGYLNHYGDYSAAAIECMTDFFYGGWVANNSMDDIQNADLAIFFGNNPAETRMSGGGQTHNYVEGQQKNRTRTIIIDPRYTDTAGGREDQWVPLRHGTDAALCAAIAHVLITEDKVDQAFLDTYCVGYDAKTLPASAPKNGSYKDYILGNGNDKTPKTPEWAAPITGVPAEDIIKLAREIGDAKRIYITQGWGLQLSASGEQACKAIGMLSLLRGQVGLQGGGTGLREGDHGYPFQRFPKVPNPVKASIPMFLWTDAIYRAHEMTDKTDGIRGVERLQNPIKFIWNYAGNCLINQHSDINRTHKILQDEKACEMIVVIDNHMTSSAKYADIVLPDCTTSEQSDFCMDGAAGSMPYFIFASQAIKPRFECRPIYDMLSDLAKRLGVEKEFTEGRTQEEWLQWMYAQTVKQNNDPDLPDYDTMRKQGIYKKQHDRPYVELEDFRKDPIANPLPSPSGKIEIYSEQLAEIAATWELDEDEHITPIPEYHPTFDGWDSPKRKQFPLQMTGFHYKARAHSTYGNVELLKAAAPQEIWINPMDAEPRGIKNGDLVQVESEFGKLQVCAKVTPRIIPHTTALGEGAWYAPNREGTDMNGSINVLTTARPTPLAKANPSHTNLVEIKLLKSMGVKA; encoded by the coding sequence GTGTCAGTTAATGATAAACAGACAAATAAGAACGACGCATTTGCAGTCACACGTCGTGGCTTTGTAAAAGGTAGTGCCGCTTTAGGTGCATTAGCAACGGTAACCAGTGGCTTAACATTACCATTTAGTAAGAAAGCGCTTGCGATTGAAACTCCAGCGAAACCTGACGAAAAAATCGTATGGTCAGCCTGTACCGTAAACTGCGGTAGCCGTTGTCCATTACGTATGCACGTTGTCGATGGCGAAATCAAATGGGTAGAAACTGATAACACGGGTCTTGATGAATTTAACCATTCTCACCAAGTACGTGCGTGTTTACGTGGCCGCTCTATGCGTCGTCGCGTGTATAACCCTGACCGTTTAAAATATCCTCTAAAGCGTGTTGGTAAGCGTGGTGAAGGTAAATTCAAGCGCATTAGCTGGGATGAAGCGCTAGACACCATTGCAGCAAGTCTGGATGACACGATTAAAAATTATGGTAATGACGCGGTTTATCTAAACTACGGTACTGGCACATTAGGTGGCACAGTAACCAAAAGTTGGGATCCAAGCTCAACCTTAGTGGCACGTTTAATGAACCTAAAAGGTGGTTATCTGAACCACTATGGTGATTACTCTGCGGCTGCAATCGAATGTATGACCGATTTCTTCTATGGTGGTTGGGTTGCCAACAACAGCATGGACGATATTCAAAATGCTGATCTGGCGATTTTCTTTGGTAACAACCCTGCTGAGACGCGTATGTCTGGTGGTGGTCAAACTCATAACTACGTAGAAGGTCAACAAAAGAACCGTACACGTACCATCATAATCGATCCACGTTACACCGACACGGCTGGTGGTCGTGAAGATCAATGGGTTCCTCTACGTCACGGTACCGATGCCGCATTATGTGCAGCGATTGCTCACGTACTGATCACTGAAGATAAAGTCGATCAAGCTTTCCTAGACACTTATTGTGTTGGTTACGATGCGAAAACGTTGCCTGCTTCAGCGCCGAAAAATGGTAGCTACAAAGATTACATTTTAGGTAACGGCAACGATAAAACGCCTAAAACACCTGAGTGGGCGGCACCAATTACCGGTGTGCCAGCAGAAGACATCATCAAACTGGCTCGTGAAATTGGCGATGCAAAACGCATCTACATCACGCAAGGTTGGGGCTTACAACTCTCAGCAAGTGGTGAGCAAGCATGTAAAGCGATTGGTATGCTTTCTCTTCTTCGTGGTCAAGTTGGCCTACAAGGTGGTGGTACTGGTCTACGTGAAGGTGATCATGGCTACCCATTCCAACGTTTCCCGAAAGTACCAAACCCAGTAAAAGCGTCTATCCCAATGTTCTTATGGACGGATGCGATTTACCGTGCACACGAAATGACGGATAAAACTGATGGTATTCGTGGTGTAGAACGTCTGCAAAACCCAATTAAGTTCATCTGGAACTATGCGGGCAACTGTTTGATTAACCAACACTCAGACATCAACCGTACGCATAAAATTCTGCAAGATGAAAAAGCGTGTGAAATGATCGTTGTGATCGATAACCACATGACATCATCTGCCAAATACGCGGATATCGTACTACCAGACTGTACGACGTCTGAGCAATCGGATTTCTGTATGGATGGCGCGGCAGGTTCAATGCCTTACTTCATCTTTGCAAGCCAAGCGATCAAACCTCGCTTTGAATGTCGTCCGATTTACGACATGTTGTCTGATCTTGCAAAACGTTTAGGCGTTGAAAAAGAATTCACAGAAGGCCGTACTCAAGAAGAGTGGCTACAGTGGATGTACGCTCAAACCGTTAAGCAAAATAACGATCCAGATTTACCAGATTACGACACGATGCGTAAGCAAGGTATTTACAAGAAGCAGCATGATCGCCCTTATGTCGAGCTTGAAGACTTCCGTAAAGATCCAATTGCTAATCCATTACCATCGCCATCAGGTAAGATCGAAATCTATTCTGAGCAGCTAGCGGAAATCGCGGCCACTTGGGAATTAGATGAAGATGAACACATTACGCCGATCCCAGAATACCACCCAACATTTGATGGCTGGGATTCACCTAAGCGTAAGCAGTTCCCACTGCAAATGACCGGTTTCCACTACAAAGCTCGTGCTCACTCAACTTACGGTAATGTTGAATTACTAAAAGCCGCAGCACCGCAAGAAATCTGGATTAACCCAATGGATGCAGAGCCTCGTGGCATCAAAAATGGTGATTTAGTTCAGGTAGAAAGTGAATTCGGTAAGCTGCAAGTGTGCGCCAAAGTGACACCTCGTATCATTCCTCACACGACTGCGCTTGGTGAAGGTGCTTGGTATGCGCCAAACCGTGAAGGTACCGACATGAATGGTTCAATTAACGTATTGACTACCGCACGTCCAACACCATTAGCAAAAGCGAATCCATCGCACACCAACTTAGTTGAAATTAAACTACTGAAAAGCATGGGAGTTAAGGCATGA
- a CDS encoding dimethyl sulfoxide reductase anchor subunit family protein, whose protein sequence is MHFLELPLVFFTVLAQCAVGAYLLVSTRLMCVADEQESKNLAMKALFFVLGFMAIGFAASTMHLGSPLRAFNSFNRVGASGLSNEILTGSIFFAIAGFYWLSEVLNVGTRSLRTGLRHLGSLAGVVFMAAMIKVYLINTVPLWDSIYTPIEFTFTVITAGLLFGYVLLNAFDVRSVKSNKIIAGVGVLLIAVHFVVMISRVLDFSTVVTSIHQGTTVLTEYSSMIMTQCILMLIAVVLWSVSAHQESNKVRFYSLVALVALIAAEIFGRGVFYGMHFTFGLI, encoded by the coding sequence ATGCACTTTTTAGAACTCCCTTTAGTTTTCTTTACCGTATTAGCACAATGTGCGGTGGGCGCTTATTTATTAGTGAGCACTCGCTTAATGTGTGTCGCAGATGAGCAAGAAAGCAAGAACCTAGCGATGAAAGCTTTGTTCTTCGTATTGGGCTTTATGGCGATTGGTTTCGCTGCGTCTACGATGCACTTAGGCTCACCATTGCGCGCGTTTAACTCGTTTAATCGCGTTGGCGCATCTGGTCTATCGAATGAAATCCTAACGGGGTCAATCTTCTTTGCGATTGCGGGTTTTTACTGGTTATCAGAAGTATTGAATGTGGGCACTCGTTCATTACGTACGGGTTTACGTCACCTAGGTTCGTTAGCGGGTGTGGTATTCATGGCGGCGATGATCAAAGTGTATTTGATCAATACGGTGCCGTTATGGGATAGCATCTACACGCCTATTGAGTTCACATTCACCGTGATCACTGCCGGTCTATTGTTTGGTTACGTATTGCTGAATGCCTTTGATGTGCGTTCAGTGAAATCAAACAAAATTATTGCAGGTGTTGGTGTGTTACTGATCGCCGTGCACTTTGTGGTCATGATTTCTCGCGTGTTGGATTTCTCAACGGTGGTAACGTCTATTCACCAAGGCACGACTGTGTTGACGGAATACTCAAGCATGATCATGACGCAATGTATCTTGATGCTGATTGCAGTAGTATTGTGGTCGGTATCGGCACACCAAGAAAGCAATAAAGTACGCTTTTATAGCCTCGTTGCACTGGTGGCGTTGATTGCTGCTGAAATATTTGGTCGCGGTGTGTTTTATGGTATGCACTTTACTTTTGGTTTGATTTAG
- a CDS encoding DUF808 domain-containing protein produces the protein MAGLSLLTLLDDIASVLDDVAVMSKVAAKKTAGVLGDDLALNAQQVTGVRAEREIPVVWGVAKGSFKNKLILVPSALIVSALAPWLIMPVLLVGGLYLCYEGAEKVLEKYLPHHHQPHETENQESEPEDLVAYEKKKIKGAIRTDFILSLEIIVIALGIVQGHPQLTQIVVVSLIAFIMTCGVYGLVAGIVKLDDLGFYLQRKSAGQGAMNLIGNGLVAAAPKLMKVLTVVGTVAMFLVGGGIIEHTIPAVHHFTVGIHHSVATLPLVGSVLPFIITGILGLAAGAFLVGIFTLFGKVKDRIQNN, from the coding sequence ATGGCAGGTTTAAGTTTATTAACGTTATTGGATGATATTGCATCGGTTTTAGATGACGTTGCGGTGATGTCAAAGGTTGCGGCTAAAAAGACAGCGGGTGTATTAGGCGATGATTTAGCTTTAAATGCGCAGCAGGTTACTGGTGTACGAGCAGAAAGAGAGATCCCGGTGGTATGGGGGGTCGCAAAAGGTTCCTTTAAGAATAAGCTTATTCTCGTGCCATCGGCGTTGATTGTCAGTGCGTTAGCCCCCTGGCTTATTATGCCGGTGTTATTAGTGGGCGGTTTGTATCTGTGTTATGAAGGTGCTGAAAAAGTTTTAGAGAAATATCTGCCTCACCATCATCAACCTCATGAAACAGAGAACCAAGAATCAGAGCCTGAAGATCTGGTTGCGTATGAGAAAAAGAAAATTAAAGGCGCCATCCGCACCGATTTTATTCTTTCACTAGAAATTATCGTGATCGCCTTAGGGATTGTTCAAGGCCATCCGCAATTGACGCAAATTGTGGTGGTGAGCTTAATTGCTTTTATCATGACTTGCGGTGTATACGGCTTAGTTGCTGGTATCGTCAAACTGGATGATCTGGGATTTTATTTACAACGAAAAAGTGCAGGCCAAGGCGCGATGAACCTCATCGGTAATGGTTTGGTTGCCGCTGCGCCTAAGCTAATGAAAGTATTAACCGTAGTTGGAACCGTCGCAATGTTTCTAGTCGGTGGTGGCATTATTGAACATACGATACCGGCAGTGCATCATTTCACAGTTGGTATTCATCACAGTGTGGCGACATTACCTTTGGTGGGGTCGGTATTACCATTCATTATTACCGGTATTCTAGGGTTGGCAGCGGGCGCGTTTTTGGTCGGTATTTTTACTTTGTTTGGTAAAGTGAAAGACCGAATTCAAAACAATTAG
- the nhaC gene encoding Na+/H+ antiporter NhaC, whose amino-acid sequence MTYQPTRLPSLTQVFISLGLFLLLAFSFTAKLDLPIQLALYIGWFIIIGLGIFLGHKYKDLEKAALDGISNGLGAVLILLAVGALVGTWISGGIVPTIIYYGLKAIHPSIFLLATMIICSLTALATGTSWGSAGTAGIAMMGIGQGLGVPAPITAGAVLSGCYFGDKMSPLSDSVILASSMSNVEVMEHIKGMLPIALISYIITGVLFTAFGFHYAGKVDMSQVQGVITAMEQQFTITPLSFVPVIIVLGLLAMRMPSFPVISFGSLLGIVWAVYVQDIDFLTAFNTAWAPYSISSGVDFIDAILNRGGMSSMLGSVAVIVFGLGFGGLLDKVGLLETVAKLFEKRIQSAGSLASSTIATAFMGNVFGSAMYVSLILTPKICAKNYDRLGYQRKNLSRNAEFGGTLTSGMVPWSDNGIYMASILGVATLSYAPFMWLSFICIFVTILCSYMGWFVDKCEPIAQVEQEEAVELKPQTAS is encoded by the coding sequence ATGACGTACCAGCCAACGCGCTTACCCAGCTTGACACAAGTCTTTATTTCACTAGGACTGTTCTTATTATTGGCGTTTTCTTTTACTGCTAAATTAGACCTGCCCATCCAACTCGCGCTGTATATTGGTTGGTTTATCATCATTGGCTTAGGCATCTTTCTTGGCCATAAGTACAAAGATCTAGAAAAAGCCGCGTTAGACGGGATCTCTAATGGTTTAGGCGCCGTGCTGATTTTATTAGCCGTGGGTGCCCTGGTTGGAACCTGGATTTCTGGTGGTATTGTTCCAACCATTATTTATTATGGTCTAAAAGCTATCCATCCTTCTATTTTCCTTTTAGCGACCATGATCATCTGTTCTTTAACCGCATTAGCAACAGGGACCTCTTGGGGATCTGCTGGTACAGCGGGGATTGCCATGATGGGGATTGGCCAAGGTCTTGGCGTTCCGGCTCCAATTACCGCGGGTGCTGTCCTTTCTGGTTGTTACTTTGGTGATAAAATGTCGCCACTGTCTGATTCTGTGATTTTGGCTTCTTCAATGTCGAATGTCGAAGTCATGGAGCACATCAAGGGTATGCTTCCGATTGCTTTGATTAGCTATATCATTACTGGTGTGTTGTTTACCGCATTTGGCTTTCACTATGCAGGCAAAGTCGACATGTCACAGGTTCAAGGCGTGATTACAGCCATGGAGCAACAGTTCACCATTACCCCACTCTCCTTTGTGCCGGTGATTATTGTGCTTGGTTTACTCGCAATGCGTATGCCTTCATTCCCTGTAATCAGCTTTGGCTCACTATTGGGTATCGTCTGGGCCGTCTACGTGCAAGATATTGATTTTTTAACCGCATTCAATACTGCATGGGCACCTTACAGCATTAGCTCTGGCGTGGATTTCATTGACGCAATCTTAAACCGCGGTGGCATGTCTTCCATGCTCGGTTCTGTCGCGGTGATTGTGTTTGGTCTCGGTTTTGGTGGCTTACTGGATAAAGTGGGTCTATTAGAAACCGTGGCGAAATTATTTGAAAAACGCATTCAAAGTGCAGGCTCTCTTGCTTCAAGCACCATTGCCACCGCCTTTATGGGTAACGTATTTGGTTCTGCTATGTATGTGTCTTTGATTCTTACGCCTAAAATTTGTGCGAAGAATTACGACCGCCTAGGCTACCAACGTAAGAACCTGTCTCGTAATGCTGAGTTTGGTGGCACGTTAACCTCAGGTATGGTGCCTTGGAGTGATAACGGTATCTACATGGCGAGTATCTTAGGTGTGGCGACGCTATCGTATGCACCATTTATGTGGCTAAGCTTCATTTGTATCTTCGTGACTATTCTATGCTCTTACATGGGTTGGTTTGTCGATAAATGCGAACCTATTGCGCAAGTAGAACAAGAAGAAGCGGTTGAGCTAAAGCCGCAAACCGCCTCTTAA
- a CDS encoding OmpA family protein, which translates to MTNIKNKTSHSTVLRAMKWKSLVLAGSVLSLAACETTNPYTGQSQMSDATTGALIGAAAGAAIGVASSSKSDRGKGALIGAASGATVGGGIGYYMDTQAKKLEQELRATGISVSQSGNNIILNMPNSITFGVDQTELNNTAKRALFNVATVVNEYNKTNINVYGYTDSSGSDSYNLRLSEVRANAVSTFLINNKVKSTRITSVGRGESNPIASNSSAEGRAQNRRVQIILSPMS; encoded by the coding sequence ATGACTAACATAAAAAATAAAACCTCACATTCAACGGTATTACGTGCAATGAAATGGAAATCACTGGTACTTGCTGGAAGCGTATTGTCATTGGCTGCGTGTGAAACGACTAACCCATATACAGGCCAGAGCCAAATGTCGGATGCGACGACGGGCGCCTTAATTGGTGCGGCCGCTGGTGCAGCAATCGGTGTGGCATCATCGAGTAAAAGTGACAGAGGTAAAGGGGCGCTAATTGGCGCAGCTTCGGGGGCAACTGTCGGTGGCGGCATTGGCTATTACATGGATACGCAAGCGAAGAAGCTTGAACAAGAGCTGCGTGCCACGGGAATTAGTGTCAGCCAAAGTGGCAATAATATTATTTTGAACATGCCAAACTCGATTACCTTTGGCGTGGATCAAACCGAGCTGAATAACACTGCGAAGCGCGCTTTATTTAATGTGGCAACGGTGGTTAACGAATACAATAAAACCAATATTAATGTGTATGGATATACGGACAGTTCAGGCTCTGACTCGTATAACTTACGTTTGTCTGAAGTGCGTGCGAATGCGGTTTCTACCTTTTTAATCAATAACAAGGTGAAATCAACGCGTATTACTAGTGTGGGAAGAGGTGAGTCGAATCCAATTGCTTCCAATTCGTCTGCTGAAGGCCGAGCACAAAACCGTCGTGTACAAATTATTTTAAGCCCAATGTCGTAA
- a CDS encoding molecular chaperone TorD family protein, whose amino-acid sequence MTTFHPESALITKILGALIYFRPSEFSDHGIDRVLALQVESPESSALIKTFQSVLDVFNRTDIDALNMAHDEFFSGIADIPVPPWGSVYLDRECVLFGESTSEYKQFLVKQGFEFETHNNDPLDHIGLMLMTLGELLENQTNDQASAALEELLTTHMLPWTTHYLTQIESMITEPAYAQAIALTQTLLNKLQTTLNLQAKPRQIYFKITQQ is encoded by the coding sequence ATGACGACTTTTCATCCAGAATCAGCATTAATCACGAAAATACTTGGCGCTTTAATCTATTTCCGACCAAGTGAATTTAGCGACCATGGCATCGATCGAGTATTAGCACTACAAGTCGAATCACCAGAAAGCAGTGCTCTTATTAAAACGTTTCAAAGCGTGCTTGATGTATTTAACCGCACCGATATCGATGCATTAAATATGGCGCACGATGAATTTTTTTCCGGTATTGCCGACATACCGGTGCCACCTTGGGGCTCGGTGTATTTAGATCGTGAGTGTGTGTTATTCGGTGAATCAACGTCTGAATATAAGCAGTTTTTGGTGAAGCAGGGATTTGAATTTGAGACGCATAATAATGATCCTCTGGATCATATTGGCCTCATGCTGATGACATTAGGCGAGTTACTTGAAAACCAAACCAATGATCAAGCCTCTGCAGCACTAGAAGAATTACTCACGACCCACATGCTGCCATGGACAACGCATTACTTAACCCAAATTGAATCAATGATAACTGAACCGGCCTACGCTCAAGCGATTGCATTAACGCAAACCTTGTTAAATAAACTTCAGACAACACTGAACTTACAAGCTAAGCCAAGACAAATTTACTTTAAGATTACTCAGCAATAA